A window from Cryptomeria japonica chromosome 1, Sugi_1.0, whole genome shotgun sequence encodes these proteins:
- the LOC131040647 gene encoding uncharacterized protein LOC131040647, translating to MESSLSEHLQTAMNKTADAGMGSSKTAQTGSQSESSDYSLSEDEGIDDYRRGGYHAVRIGDSFNGGRYVVQSKLGWGHFSTVWLAWDTKDNRYVALKVQKSAQHYTEAAIDEIKILQQIAENDGDDKKCVVKLLDHFKHTGPNGQHICMVFEFLGDNLLTLIKHYDYKGMPLHMVKEICFHVLVGLDYLHRQLSIIHTDLKPENILLLSTIDPIKDPRRSGAPPLLHANKDKSIFPINSSAVKDAKSNGGLTRNQKKKLRRKAKRVAQDCVDSVDAAEDELEHEVGKGTTDDQEGKADVKIQGNPIKISGSKKSLDDSATHDSKNNRHIRKSSRSTRQKLLESLDLKCKLVDFGNACWTYKQFTSDIQTRQYRCPEVLLGSKYSTSADIWSFACIAFELATGDVLFDPHSGDNFDRDEDHLALMMELLGMMPRRIALGGRYSREFFNRHGDLRHIRRLRFWPLEKVLQEKYEFSEKDAKDLNDFLVPLLDFIPEKRPTAAQALLHPWLNSGPRLLEPSLPSEKVQNSDKVSPEKGKTENSARDAMERAEMAMGNIAIECNLSDGSMKSLKGSWDRSKAPQTQNN from the exons ATGGAATCAAGTTTGAGTGAGCATTTGCAGACGGCAATGAATAAAACGGCAGATGCAGGAATGGGCAGCAGTAAAACAGCACAAACTGGGAGTCAAAGCGAGAGCAGCGACTACAGCTTGTCAGAGGACGAGGGTATTGATGATTACAGGCGGGGGGGATATCATGCTGTCAGAATTGGGGATTCCTTCAATGGAGGCCGCTATGTCGTGCAGTCCAAGCTGGGTTGGGGCCATTTTTCCACCGTCTGGCTTGCCTGGGATACAAAAGACAAT AGATATGTGGCATTGAAGGTGCAGAAGAGTGCACAGCATTACACAGAGGCAGCCATTGACGAGATTAAAATCTTACAACAAATCGCAGAAAATGATGGAGATGACAAGAAATGTGTGGTCAAATTGCTTGATCATTTTAAGCACACTGGACCAAATGGGCAGCATATTTGCatggtttttgaatttttaggagACAATTTATTGACTCTTATAAAGCATTACGATTACAAAGGCATGCCTTTGCACATGGTAAAGgagatttgctttcatgttttgGTAGGACTGGACTATTTACATCGCCAGCTTTCGATTATTCATACGGATCTGAAGCCAGAAAACATTCTTCTGTTGTCTACGATTGACCCAATTAAAGACCCGAGGAGGTCTGGTGCTCCACCCCTACTTCATGCCAACAAAGATAAATCCATTTTCCCTATAAACTCTTCAGCAGTTAAGGATGCCAAGAGTAATGGGGGGTTAACAAGGAATCAGAAGAAAAAATTAAGGCGAAAGGCCAAAAGAGTAGCACAGGATTGTGTGGATAGTGTTGATGCAGCAGAGGATGAACTTGAACATGAGGTAGGGAAAGGAACTACTGACGATCAAGAGGGGAAAGCGGATGTTAAAATCCAAGGGAACCCAATTAAGATTTCTGGAAGCAAAAAGAGCTTGGATGATTCTGCAACACATGATTCAAAGAATAATAGACATATCAGAAAAAGCAGTCGATCTACAAGGCAGAAATTGTTGGAATCCCTTGATCTTAAATGCAAGCTAGTTGATTTTGGTAATGCTTGCTGGACCTACAAACAGTTTACAAGTGATATTCAAACAAGGCAATACAGGTGTCCAGAAGTTCTGCTGGGATCTAAATATTCGACTTCAGCAGACATATGGTCCTTTGCATGCATTGCTTTTGAACTTGCAACTGGGGATGTATTGTTCGATCCTCACAGCGGAGACAACTTTGACCGGGATGAG GATCACTTGGCCTTGATGATGGAGCTTCTTGGTATGATGCCCCGGAGA ATTGCTTTAGGTGGACGTTATTCCCGTGAATTTTTCAACAGGCATGGTGATCTGCGACATATTCGGCGGCTACGGTTTTGGCCATTAGAGAAAGTGCTTCAAGAGAAGTATGAATTTTCTGAAAAAGATGCAAAAGATTTAAATGATTTTCTTGTTCCCCTCTTAGACTTCATACCAGAGAAGAGACCCACTGCAGCACAAGCCCTTCTTCATCCATGGCTTAATTCTGGGCCTCGACTTCTTGAACCATCATTGCCATCTGAAAAAGTCCAGAATAGTGACAAGGTTAGCCCAGAAAAAGGAAAAACTGAAAACAGTGCAAGGGATGCTATGGAGCGTGCAGAGATGGCTATGGGAAATATTGCCATTGAATGCAATTTATCAGATGGGTCTATGAAGTCTCTCAAAGGTTCATGGGACAGAAGTAAGGCTCCACAAACTCAAAACAACTGA